The proteins below are encoded in one region of Alphaproteobacteria bacterium:
- a CDS encoding DUF1467 family protein produces MSWTTLLAVYAVVWWLCLFVLLPIGVHQPEEPETGHEPGAPVRPHMWKKVAATSLLAALVTALVMGLIEAGVLDFRPQRVK; encoded by the coding sequence ATGAGCTGGACCACGCTCTTGGCGGTCTACGCCGTGGTCTGGTGGCTTTGCCTATTCGTCCTGCTGCCCATCGGCGTGCACCAGCCGGAAGAGCCCGAGACGGGCCATGAGCCCGGGGCGCCGGTGCGGCCGCACATGTGGAAGAAGGTGGCGGCGACCAGTTTGCTGGCGGCCCTGGTCACCGCCCTGGTGATGGGCCTGATCGAGGCCGGGGTTCTGGATTTCCGGCCCCAGCGGGTAAAGTAA